From Arthrobacter sp. FW306-2-2C-D06B, a single genomic window includes:
- the mfd gene encoding transcription-repair coupling factor: protein MSPKGQPSAVNSGISPAGTVASLDGLRRALGEDRTFARVRPEASRAFGERSADYQISAPAGLRAALLAEMADGLASQDLEASAVVLAVTATGREAEDLTAALAAYLPADSVAAFPSWETLPHERLSPRSDTVGRRLAVLRRLAHPESSTAGPLRVVVAPVRAVVQPVVEGLGELVPVTLKVGQEMPFSDVVRSLADAAYSRVDMVTHRGEFAVRGGILDVFPPTEDHPIRVEFFGDEVDQMRWFAVADQRSLSGPSVRHPSELHAPPCREILITPSVMSRAAKLKTEMPAAADMLEKIAGGIAVEGMESLAPVLVDAMVPFVDQLPAGSIGVVIEPEKVRTRAHDLAATNEEFLEAAWSTASDGGSAPLDLDSVLGSQAASALQTASFQSLTDTRSAALAHGVSWWSITSLATDEELVLDIDVLNLHAREPRGYQGDVAEMLEFIGSHVRDQWRIVVATDGPGPAQRLAELFHDADIPCSRVDSLAHEPQAGIIEVTTAAVGRGFVLDGLKLGLLTEADLLGRTSAGSTKDMRRMPSKRRNAVDPLQLHAGDFVVHEQHGIGKFVELIQRKVAGSSAGPSGGDTGLREYLVLEYAASKRGAPGDRLFVPTDQLDQVTRYVGGDTPSLSKMGGADWASTKSKARKAVKEIAGELIRLYSARMASRGHAFAPDTPWQRELEEAFPYVETPDQLTTINEVKADMEREIPMDRLVSGDVGYGKTEIAVRAAFKAVQDGKQVAVLVPTTLLAQQHYETFTERFSGFPLRVKPLSRFQGAKEAKETIEGVKNGSVDVVIGTHRLLSKDFEFKDLGLVIVDEEQRFGVEHKEALKKMRTNVDVLAMSATPIPRTLEMSLTGIRETSTLATPPEERHPVLTYVGPFTNKQTSAAIRRELMREGQVFFVHNRVSSIERIAAQIRELVPEARVEVAHGQMSESRLEKIIVDFWEKRFDVLVCTTIIETGLDISNANTLIVDGADKYGLSQLHQLRGRVGRGRERAYAYFLYPSEKPLGEVALERLKAVAAHNELGAGMQLAMKDLEIRGAGNLLGGEQSGHIQGVGFDLYIRLVGEAVAEYRGEAEEKAADMKIELPVNAHLPHDYVPGERLRLEAYRKLAAAITNEAIDEVLAELVDRYGEPPLPAKNLIAVARFRVGAREAGLSDVALQGNFIRFSPAQLPESKVMRLNRMYPGSQIKPALDAVLLPKPKTARIGGRDLQDAEILEWANTVIEAIFAAAPIAPASQTAG, encoded by the coding sequence ATGAGCCCCAAAGGCCAACCGTCAGCGGTCAACTCCGGAATCAGCCCCGCCGGCACTGTCGCATCCCTTGATGGATTGCGGCGTGCCCTGGGTGAGGACCGGACGTTCGCGCGGGTCAGGCCCGAGGCCTCGCGGGCCTTCGGCGAACGCAGCGCTGACTACCAGATCAGCGCCCCCGCCGGCTTGAGGGCCGCGCTGCTCGCGGAAATGGCCGACGGCCTCGCCTCCCAGGATCTTGAAGCCAGCGCTGTGGTGTTGGCCGTGACGGCCACGGGTCGAGAAGCCGAGGACCTCACAGCGGCCTTGGCTGCCTATCTCCCCGCGGACTCGGTGGCCGCCTTCCCCAGCTGGGAAACCCTGCCGCACGAACGGCTCTCCCCGCGCTCGGATACGGTGGGCCGCAGGCTCGCGGTTTTGCGCCGCCTGGCCCACCCGGAGAGCTCGACGGCGGGGCCCCTGCGGGTGGTCGTGGCGCCGGTTCGCGCAGTGGTCCAGCCAGTGGTCGAGGGCCTGGGAGAACTGGTCCCGGTGACATTGAAGGTGGGGCAGGAAATGCCCTTCAGCGACGTGGTACGCAGCCTTGCCGACGCTGCCTATTCGAGGGTGGACATGGTTACCCACCGTGGTGAATTCGCCGTCAGGGGCGGAATTTTGGACGTTTTTCCACCCACCGAGGACCACCCGATCAGGGTGGAATTCTTCGGCGACGAGGTGGACCAGATGCGCTGGTTCGCCGTGGCAGACCAGCGTTCGCTCTCCGGACCGAGCGTGCGCCACCCGAGCGAATTGCACGCCCCGCCTTGCCGGGAAATCCTCATCACGCCGTCGGTCATGTCCCGGGCCGCGAAGCTCAAGACCGAGATGCCCGCCGCAGCGGACATGCTGGAAAAGATCGCGGGCGGCATCGCCGTCGAGGGCATGGAGTCCCTGGCTCCCGTTTTGGTGGACGCGATGGTGCCTTTCGTGGACCAGCTGCCGGCAGGTTCCATCGGTGTGGTCATCGAACCGGAGAAGGTCCGCACCCGCGCGCATGACCTCGCTGCCACCAACGAAGAGTTCCTCGAAGCGGCGTGGTCCACAGCGTCCGACGGCGGGTCGGCGCCCCTCGATCTCGACTCGGTCCTGGGCTCCCAAGCCGCTTCAGCGCTGCAAACGGCCAGCTTCCAATCCTTGACGGACACCCGGAGCGCGGCGCTGGCCCACGGGGTTTCCTGGTGGTCCATCACGTCCTTGGCCACGGACGAAGAACTGGTCCTCGACATCGACGTCCTCAACCTGCACGCCCGTGAACCGCGCGGCTACCAAGGCGACGTCGCGGAGATGCTCGAATTCATCGGCTCCCACGTGCGGGACCAATGGCGCATCGTGGTGGCGACGGACGGGCCCGGGCCCGCCCAGCGTCTCGCCGAGTTGTTCCACGATGCCGATATCCCATGCTCCCGCGTCGACTCCCTGGCCCACGAACCCCAGGCCGGAATCATCGAGGTGACCACTGCCGCCGTCGGACGCGGCTTTGTCCTCGACGGCCTCAAACTGGGGCTGCTGACGGAAGCGGACCTCTTGGGCCGCACCTCGGCCGGGTCCACGAAGGACATGCGGCGTATGCCCTCGAAGAGGCGCAACGCGGTCGATCCCCTCCAGCTGCACGCCGGTGACTTCGTGGTCCATGAACAACATGGAATCGGGAAGTTCGTGGAGCTGATCCAGCGCAAGGTGGCGGGCTCCTCTGCCGGTCCCTCCGGGGGAGACACCGGTCTTCGCGAGTACCTCGTACTCGAGTACGCGGCGTCCAAGCGCGGTGCCCCCGGCGACCGGCTATTCGTGCCGACGGACCAGCTGGACCAGGTGACCCGCTACGTCGGGGGCGACACGCCGTCGTTGAGCAAGATGGGCGGAGCGGACTGGGCGAGCACCAAGTCCAAGGCCCGTAAGGCAGTCAAGGAAATCGCGGGTGAGCTCATCAGGCTGTACTCCGCCCGGATGGCCTCGCGCGGGCATGCCTTCGCTCCGGACACGCCGTGGCAGCGGGAGCTTGAGGAGGCCTTCCCGTATGTGGAGACGCCGGACCAGCTCACCACCATCAACGAGGTCAAGGCCGACATGGAACGCGAGATCCCCATGGACCGCCTCGTCTCGGGCGACGTCGGCTATGGAAAGACCGAGATCGCGGTCCGGGCCGCGTTCAAGGCGGTACAGGACGGCAAACAGGTCGCAGTGCTGGTTCCCACCACACTGCTCGCCCAGCAGCACTACGAAACGTTCACCGAGCGCTTCTCCGGATTCCCCCTGCGTGTCAAGCCGCTGTCACGGTTCCAAGGTGCGAAGGAAGCCAAAGAGACCATTGAGGGAGTCAAGAACGGCTCCGTGGATGTGGTCATTGGCACCCACCGCCTGCTGTCCAAAGACTTCGAGTTCAAGGATCTCGGCCTGGTGATCGTCGATGAGGAGCAGCGCTTCGGGGTGGAGCACAAGGAAGCCCTCAAGAAGATGCGCACCAACGTGGATGTCCTCGCCATGAGCGCCACTCCCATCCCGCGCACCTTGGAAATGTCCCTCACCGGTATCCGCGAAACGTCGACGCTGGCCACACCGCCAGAGGAGCGGCACCCGGTGCTGACCTACGTCGGGCCGTTCACGAACAAGCAGACCTCCGCCGCGATCCGGCGCGAACTCATGCGCGAAGGCCAAGTGTTCTTCGTCCACAACCGTGTGTCCTCGATTGAGCGCATCGCCGCCCAGATACGGGAACTTGTCCCCGAGGCCCGCGTCGAAGTGGCCCACGGACAGATGTCCGAGAGCCGCCTGGAAAAGATCATCGTGGACTTCTGGGAGAAGCGCTTTGACGTCCTGGTCTGCACCACCATCATTGAGACCGGACTGGATATTTCCAACGCCAACACCCTCATTGTGGACGGCGCGGACAAGTACGGCCTCTCCCAGCTTCACCAGCTGCGTGGCCGAGTGGGCCGTGGCCGCGAACGCGCCTACGCCTACTTCCTGTACCCCTCCGAGAAGCCCCTGGGCGAAGTGGCCCTCGAACGGCTCAAGGCCGTCGCGGCCCACAACGAGCTCGGGGCAGGCATGCAGCTGGCCATGAAGGACCTCGAAATCCGCGGTGCCGGCAACCTGCTGGGCGGGGAACAGTCCGGGCACATCCAAGGGGTCGGCTTCGATCTGTATATCCGGCTGGTGGGTGAAGCCGTGGCCGAGTACCGCGGCGAGGCCGAAGAAAAGGCCGCAGACATGAAGATCGAGCTGCCCGTCAACGCCCATTTGCCGCACGACTACGTGCCCGGCGAACGACTGCGCCTCGAGGCCTACAGGAAACTGGCCGCGGCCATCACCAACGAGGCCATCGACGAAGTGCTGGCTGAACTCGTGGACCGTTACGGCGAGCCGCCGCTGCCCGCGAAGAACCTGATCGCCGTCGCCCGCTTCAGGGTGGGTGCCCGCGAGGCAGGGCTGTCCGACGTCGCGCTCCAAGGCAACTTCATCCGTTTCTCGCCCGCCCAACTGCCCGAATCGAAAGTCATGCGGCTCAACCGCATGTACCCCGGCTCCCAGATCAAGCCGGCCCTCGACGCCGTGCTGCTCCCCAAGCCCAAGACGGCGAGGATCGGCGGCCGCGACCTCCAGGACGCGGAGATCCTCGAGTGGGCAAACACGGTAATCGAAGCTATCTTCGCGGCCGCGCCGATCGCGCCCGCTTCGCAGACCGCAGGCTAA
- a CDS encoding metal-dependent hydrolase: MMGGHHAASGAAAWIAIASTGPYALGWYPLDATGILIGAMTTAGTALVCDWDHRASTIAHSLPPLSNVIAVGIEKASGGHRQGTHSLLGASAFVVLAAMAAQFQLDTPVGRLSVGAGLLCMFMINLAAKALKLFPKSGWITNWVFALAMAGLVTWFAPHQWSWLPLAMLTGVVVHIVGDMITTGGVPLLWPIVIKPPKFWRKLPLVSGIWRSNGAFSIPLLGRAGSRREWLVLIPVSGYAMVGLGLAAWALLRNKWPALLALMLGLGG, translated from the coding sequence ATGATGGGAGGACACCACGCCGCGTCCGGGGCCGCGGCGTGGATAGCTATCGCTTCAACGGGCCCGTACGCCTTGGGCTGGTACCCGCTGGACGCCACCGGGATCCTCATCGGAGCGATGACGACGGCGGGGACTGCTTTGGTGTGCGATTGGGACCACCGCGCAAGCACCATCGCCCACTCGCTGCCGCCGCTGTCCAACGTGATCGCCGTCGGGATCGAGAAAGCCAGCGGGGGACACCGGCAGGGAACCCATTCACTGCTGGGCGCCTCGGCCTTCGTGGTGCTCGCCGCGATGGCTGCCCAGTTCCAGCTGGATACTCCTGTGGGCCGTTTGTCGGTAGGGGCCGGGCTGTTGTGCATGTTCATGATCAACCTGGCCGCCAAGGCCCTCAAGCTGTTCCCGAAATCCGGGTGGATCACCAACTGGGTCTTTGCCCTTGCCATGGCCGGCCTGGTCACGTGGTTCGCCCCGCATCAGTGGAGCTGGCTTCCCTTGGCCATGCTCACCGGCGTCGTAGTCCACATAGTCGGCGACATGATCACCACCGGTGGAGTGCCGCTGCTGTGGCCCATCGTCATCAAGCCGCCGAAGTTCTGGCGCAAGCTGCCCCTGGTCAGCGGGATCTGGCGGTCCAACGGCGCGTTCTCCATCCCCTTGCTCGGCAGAGCCGGTTCGCGGCGGGAATGGCTGGTCCTGATTCCCGTGAGCGGCTATGCCATGGTTGGACTCGGCCTGGCTGCGTGGGCATTGCTCCGGAACAAGTGGCCAGCCCTCCTGGCACTCATGTTGGGGCTGGGTGGATGA
- a CDS encoding OmpL47-type beta-barrel domain-containing protein: MNKPKHSAGRGQKPAVRRRVAWTLLAVLFISWGGPAANAFWQSLSSSNFGAAKADSMPQGGAPTAALNGTNATVTWAAVATPGGHAVAGYTVARYSTPSGGTTVAAGGSCAGTVTGLSCVEQNLPAGTWYYTVTPVISLWIGPESARSGGVNSDSTPPTISVTSISPTPNGAGFNRSGTVTVNLAAVDNTGGSGVANIKYAVDGGSTVTVNAATAAVNVSGDGTHSVSYSATDVAGNASTLQTQPVKIDTTAPVVGVASISPTPNSLGYNRTSTVTVNLSATDVGGSGIASITYHVDSLTPVTVNAATAAVNVSGGDGTHTVSYSATDVAGNVTSQTQTVKIDTTAPTVSSVTMNNGGTGKTADSGDTLTIVFSTDMDAHTLCNGWDSTSATQTTTGTASISTGNVLTFVSSGCPAPSFGSVSLGAAYNTGSSARTFTATMAWTQSTGNLVITLTANGSGGTAGTGLSPATPVYTPAPGAADKAGNPVGTITAGGQSKF, translated from the coding sequence ATGAACAAGCCCAAGCACTCTGCAGGCCGCGGACAAAAGCCGGCGGTCCGCCGTCGGGTGGCTTGGACTCTCCTTGCTGTGCTCTTCATCTCGTGGGGCGGCCCGGCTGCCAACGCATTCTGGCAATCGCTGAGCAGCAGCAATTTCGGCGCGGCCAAAGCAGACAGCATGCCACAGGGCGGCGCTCCGACGGCCGCGCTGAACGGTACAAATGCCACGGTCACCTGGGCGGCCGTCGCCACACCGGGCGGACACGCCGTAGCGGGCTACACCGTGGCCCGCTACTCGACTCCCTCCGGCGGTACCACTGTTGCCGCTGGAGGAAGCTGCGCTGGAACGGTAACCGGCCTCAGCTGCGTTGAACAAAACCTGCCGGCTGGGACCTGGTACTACACAGTCACACCCGTCATCTCCTTGTGGATAGGCCCGGAGAGCGCACGGAGCGGTGGCGTCAACAGTGATTCGACGCCGCCCACCATCAGCGTCACTTCAATTTCCCCGACACCGAACGGCGCGGGTTTCAACCGCAGCGGTACGGTCACTGTGAACCTGGCCGCCGTGGACAATACAGGCGGTTCCGGCGTTGCGAACATCAAATACGCGGTCGACGGCGGCAGTACGGTGACGGTCAATGCCGCCACGGCAGCGGTCAACGTCAGCGGCGACGGCACCCACTCGGTGTCGTACTCCGCCACGGACGTCGCAGGGAACGCCAGCACGCTCCAGACCCAACCGGTCAAGATCGATACCACTGCCCCGGTGGTGGGAGTTGCCTCAATCTCGCCAACGCCAAACTCCCTGGGCTACAACAGGACCAGCACAGTGACAGTAAACCTCAGCGCGACGGACGTCGGCGGCTCGGGCATCGCTTCCATCACCTACCATGTGGACAGCCTCACCCCAGTCACCGTCAACGCGGCCACAGCCGCGGTGAACGTCAGCGGCGGCGACGGCACCCACACGGTGTCCTACTCCGCCACGGATGTCGCGGGGAACGTCACATCCCAGACTCAAACGGTCAAGATCGACACGACAGCCCCGACAGTCAGCTCCGTCACGATGAACAACGGCGGCACAGGAAAGACAGCCGATTCCGGAGATACGCTCACCATCGTCTTTTCGACCGACATGGACGCCCACACCTTGTGCAACGGCTGGGACTCCACGTCCGCCACGCAGACCACCACGGGCACCGCCAGCATCAGTACAGGGAACGTGCTGACCTTCGTCAGCTCCGGCTGCCCGGCCCCATCATTTGGGAGCGTTTCCCTTGGCGCCGCCTACAACACTGGCAGCTCGGCCCGCACCTTCACGGCAACCATGGCCTGGACCCAGTCCACCGGAAACCTGGTCATCACCCTCACCGCCAACGGTTCGGGTGGTACCGCGGGAACCGGCCTCTCCCCGGCTACTCCGGTTTACACTCCAGCACCGGGCGCCGCGGACAAGGCAGGCAACCCTGTCGGAACCATCACGGCCGGTGGCCAATCGAAGTTCTAA
- a CDS encoding COG1470 family protein translates to MPSIQESFHSPLRIIRAGAKVLLAGLLLVTLTSGVVLAANSNGNQTTPKAITLQLAPTSRSVTQGTSASYNVVVQPSGGFAGNVALTISGLPAGATASFSPAVVAAGPGSGSSNLDVSTTSATPLGTYSLSVKGTSGTLQSAVVVVSLTVTAGQHQPFTISGDPTGLLAPGNAVPINLQLTNPGNSSLNVTGLTVSIAGVTRTAQAVANNRPCNPSDYVVIQFSGSYPIAAPPGNSSLSGSGIPAARWPQIRMLDTSLNQDGCKGATLQLSYSGTGQGN, encoded by the coding sequence GTGCCGAGCATTCAGGAGTCATTCCACTCACCGCTTCGCATCATCCGTGCGGGAGCCAAAGTGCTCCTGGCAGGCCTCCTTTTGGTAACCCTGACTTCAGGTGTAGTGCTCGCCGCAAATAGCAATGGCAACCAAACCACGCCAAAAGCGATCACGCTGCAGCTTGCCCCCACCAGCAGATCCGTTACGCAGGGAACCTCGGCGAGCTACAACGTCGTCGTCCAGCCCTCGGGCGGGTTTGCCGGCAACGTCGCACTGACAATCTCGGGGCTGCCGGCGGGTGCCACCGCATCGTTTTCGCCCGCCGTCGTCGCCGCCGGTCCAGGATCCGGGTCATCAAACCTCGACGTTTCCACTACGTCGGCCACACCTCTTGGTACCTACTCCCTGAGCGTCAAGGGCACCAGCGGGACGCTACAATCCGCCGTCGTCGTCGTATCTTTGACGGTGACCGCCGGACAGCACCAGCCGTTCACCATCTCAGGCGACCCCACAGGGCTTCTGGCACCGGGCAATGCAGTACCGATTAATCTTCAATTGACGAACCCGGGCAATTCCAGCCTCAACGTCACCGGCCTGACCGTTTCCATCGCCGGAGTCACGCGCACCGCCCAGGCCGTCGCCAACAACCGGCCGTGCAATCCTTCGGACTACGTCGTCATCCAATTCAGCGGCAGTTATCCGATAGCTGCACCGCCCGGCAATTCCTCGCTTTCCGGGAGCGGAATTCCGGCAGCTCGGTGGCCGCAGATAAGAATGCTGGACACTTCGCTGAACCAAGACGGTTGCAAAGGCGCAACCCTCCAGCTTTCCTACTCCGGAACGGGACAGGGCAATTGA
- the deoC gene encoding deoxyribose-phosphate aldolase yields the protein MSNEASSALDNSASIASYIDHTLLKPEASEAEVRQVCAEAAEYKFKSVCVNPIWVKTVTKALKGSGVLTCSVVGFPLGATPSDVKAFEARGAVLDGADEIDMVINIAAARAGDKGALVDDITTVAEAVHAGGAILKVIIETALLNDEQKVLACEASVEAGADFVKTSTGFNGGGATVEDVALMRKTVGPGLGVKASGGVRSLADAQAMIAAGATRIGASSGIAIVKGEQGSSEY from the coding sequence ATGAGCAACGAAGCCTCCAGCGCACTGGACAACAGTGCAAGCATCGCTTCATACATCGACCACACTCTTCTCAAGCCGGAAGCCAGCGAAGCCGAAGTGCGCCAAGTCTGTGCCGAGGCGGCCGAGTACAAGTTCAAGTCGGTGTGCGTCAATCCGATTTGGGTCAAGACCGTGACGAAGGCACTCAAGGGTTCCGGAGTGCTCACTTGCTCGGTTGTCGGCTTTCCGCTCGGCGCCACTCCCAGCGACGTCAAGGCGTTCGAAGCACGTGGCGCCGTGTTGGACGGTGCGGATGAAATCGACATGGTGATCAACATCGCCGCGGCCCGTGCCGGCGACAAAGGCGCATTGGTGGATGACATCACGACCGTAGCGGAGGCTGTCCACGCCGGTGGCGCCATCCTGAAGGTCATCATCGAGACTGCCCTGCTGAATGACGAGCAGAAGGTCCTGGCTTGCGAGGCATCGGTGGAGGCCGGGGCGGACTTCGTGAAGACCTCAACCGGTTTCAACGGTGGCGGCGCCACGGTGGAAGACGTGGCCCTCATGCGCAAGACAGTAGGCCCGGGTCTCGGCGTCAAGGCCTCCGGTGGAGTACGTTCCCTGGCCGATGCACAGGCTATGATTGCTGCTGGTGCAACACGTATCGGTGCGAGCTCCGGAATTGCCATCGTCAAAGGTGAACAAGGTTCATCCGAGTACTGA
- a CDS encoding FAD-dependent oxidoreductase has translation MSIPPSAGSIHLVIAGAGPAAQALVRRLTGSSTTSRQPGPATFHGTITVLSNRDECPDALLELAALPQVSVRFGQAASFIDVQARTVTTTEGLEFPYDQLVIATGSSPLYPPVQGAARSLNYSTIDDAEQIGTAVQDITRVLGRRPLGILVGTGPAAGQAEAVLRARGVRPIRTTLRPAAVMPSVAGSVLPATGIVFEDGSSMNGDLVVLAEERLPRNGLAESAGLQTAPDGGIRVGRDFSTSVPGIWAIGDAASRDGMRLGLVFSSNAAAAHCAARLEEDARLRCARSGVAA, from the coding sequence ATGTCCATCCCCCCGTCCGCAGGATCCATCCATCTGGTCATCGCAGGAGCCGGGCCGGCAGCCCAGGCCCTGGTCCGTCGGCTGACAGGAAGCAGCACTACTTCGCGACAGCCGGGACCGGCAACGTTCCATGGAACAATCACCGTCCTGAGCAACCGCGACGAGTGCCCCGATGCCCTCCTGGAGCTGGCCGCCCTCCCCCAGGTCTCGGTGCGTTTCGGCCAGGCCGCGAGCTTCATCGATGTCCAGGCCCGCACGGTCACCACCACAGAAGGCCTTGAGTTCCCCTACGATCAGCTGGTGATTGCGACCGGCTCGTCCCCCCTGTACCCGCCGGTCCAAGGCGCGGCACGCAGCCTCAACTACTCCACCATCGACGACGCCGAGCAGATCGGCACCGCGGTCCAGGACATCACCAGGGTCCTCGGCCGTCGCCCGCTGGGGATTCTGGTTGGCACCGGTCCGGCGGCCGGCCAGGCCGAGGCCGTGCTGCGCGCCCGCGGAGTCCGGCCCATCCGCACCACCTTGCGTCCAGCTGCCGTCATGCCTTCCGTCGCCGGTTCGGTCCTGCCGGCTACCGGGATCGTCTTCGAGGACGGGAGCAGCATGAACGGCGATCTTGTGGTGCTCGCCGAGGAACGGCTCCCCCGCAATGGGCTCGCCGAAAGCGCGGGCCTGCAGACAGCTCCCGACGGCGGCATCAGGGTGGGGCGCGATTTCTCCACATCGGTGCCGGGCATCTGGGCGATCGGGGACGCCGCCTCGCGGGACGGCATGCGCCTTGGGCTCGTGTTCTCCTCGAATGCCGCCGCAGCACACTGCGCTGCCCGGCTTGAGGAAGACGCCAGGCTCCGTTGCGCGCGCTCCGGCGTCGCGGCCTGA
- a CDS encoding LacI family DNA-binding transcriptional regulator: MGLDRQLRPATQSDVAREVGVSRTLVSFAFRDAPGVSEETKQAIFDAAKRLGYRPNAAAADLARKHRSAVGLYLMDIHNEVYADILSGVRMALPQARNRLILSVSHSIDGVDPGAVDSLIEARVGIIIAATLLDPDERVQELAQIVPIVSVARPVPGVDSVYSDDDAGARAATEHLLTLGHTRIAHLAGPDYHGHTVRRKSYEQTMRDAGMVPWTVAADDFTQDAGQRAAVEILDSADRPTAIFAHNDQFALTAREAAYARGLAIPGDLSLVGYDNSRTGRLHGIDLTSVDLHAMELGSVAGAVAMDRLNNPEAPIADERLTPELVIRNSTAPPPV, encoded by the coding sequence ATGGGTCTTGACCGGCAGCTCCGTCCCGCGACACAGAGCGATGTGGCTCGTGAAGTAGGTGTCTCCCGCACGCTCGTGTCTTTCGCCTTCCGCGACGCTCCCGGTGTCAGCGAAGAAACCAAACAGGCCATCTTCGACGCTGCAAAACGTCTCGGTTACCGGCCCAATGCGGCCGCTGCCGACCTTGCACGCAAGCATCGCTCCGCCGTCGGGCTCTATTTGATGGACATCCACAACGAGGTTTACGCCGACATTCTCAGCGGCGTGAGGATGGCACTCCCACAGGCCCGCAACCGGCTCATCCTGAGCGTCTCCCATTCTATCGACGGCGTGGATCCGGGGGCCGTGGACTCGCTGATTGAGGCGCGGGTGGGGATCATCATCGCCGCAACGCTTCTCGACCCGGACGAACGGGTGCAGGAACTTGCACAAATAGTCCCGATCGTCAGCGTCGCGCGGCCGGTACCCGGCGTCGACAGCGTGTATTCGGACGACGACGCCGGCGCCCGCGCCGCCACCGAACACCTCCTCACCCTTGGACACACCCGGATCGCCCATCTGGCTGGACCGGATTATCACGGCCACACGGTCCGGCGGAAAAGCTACGAACAGACGATGCGCGACGCCGGCATGGTCCCCTGGACGGTAGCGGCGGATGACTTCACGCAAGATGCCGGGCAGCGTGCCGCAGTTGAAATCCTTGACTCCGCGGACCGCCCGACAGCCATCTTCGCCCACAATGACCAGTTCGCCTTGACGGCACGCGAAGCCGCCTACGCGAGGGGCCTGGCCATTCCCGGGGACCTGTCGCTGGTGGGCTATGACAATTCACGGACCGGCCGGCTCCACGGCATCGACCTGACGTCGGTCGACCTCCATGCGATGGAACTGGGAAGCGTCGCCGGAGCCGTGGCCATGGACCGACTCAACAATCCCGAGGCTCCCATCGCGGACGAGCGCCTCACCCCCGAGCTGGTAATCCGCAACTCAACGGCGCCTCCCCCTGTGTGA